Proteins encoded by one window of Juglans regia cultivar Chandler chromosome 15, Walnut 2.0, whole genome shotgun sequence:
- the LOC108991629 gene encoding uncharacterized protein LOC108991629, with product MIAKCSKPRRRLETKQETRRSGSPEQRHRASGRQNDGNRAPPKGDRDRAPIGEIWTIAGGFAGGGVSTSSRKAYTRKVRYEEVYVENKAPKQHKLGGDQEVISFGEADWEGVLYLHDDVLVITLVLTNYTTRRILIDNGSSADILFWEAFIKMGIDVGKLRPSSTPLKGFSEDTIQPIGAITLPDSDIHIPPQDKVPNRKRVGESQGEQALARECYVQELRKGQSKSHEELPGIDNDIIEHCLGVDSASKAVQQKRRPFSVEKYAAINKEVESLLASGFIKEAHYPKCLPNVVLVKKANGKWRICVDFINLNKACPKDSFPLPCIDVIVDPMAGHRMLSFMDAYSGYNQIRMHVSNEEKNSFITDRGLYCYRVMPFGLKNAGATYQRLVNRMFKE from the exons ATGATTGCCAAATGTTCAAAACCCAGAAGGCGCCTAGAAACTAAACAGGAAACTAGGAGGAGTGGTAGTCCTGAGCAACGGCACCGAGCAAGTGGCCGCCAAAACGATGGGAACAGGGCGCCCCCAAAAGGCGATAGGGACAGAGCGCCCATAGGAGAAATTTGGACAATAGCAGGGGGCTTTGCAGGAGGCGGGGTATCCACATCCAGTCGGAAGGCGTACACACGAAAGGTAAGATATGAAGAAGTATATGTAGAGAACAAAGCTCCCAAGCAGCATAAGCTTGGTGGTGATCAGGAGGTAATATCCTTCGGAGAGGCAGATTGGGAAGGAGTACTATACCTGCACGACGATGTTTTGGTGATCACCCTTGTACTAACCAACTATACGACCAGACGGATACTAATCGACAACGGAAGTTCTGCCGATATACTATTTTGGGAGGCATTCATCAAAATGGGTATCGACGTCGGTAAACTGAGGCCCTCCTCGACACCATTAAAGGGTTTCTCCGAGGACACGATCCAGCCCATTGGAGCTATCACCCTTCCG GACAGTGACATCCACATACCACCTCAAGATAAAGTTCCCAACCGAAAACGGGTGGGGGAGTCGCAAGGCGAGCAAGCTTTGGCACGGGAGTGCTATGTGCAAGAATTGAGAAAGGGCCAGAGCAAG AGCCACGAGGAATTGCCTGGCATAGATAACGACATCATTGAACATTGCTTGGGCGTGGATTCCGCGAGCAAGGCAGTGCAACAGAAAAGAAGGCCGTTCAGTGTAGAGAAGTACGCCGCCATTAACAAGGAGGTAGAGAGTTTACTCGCCTCTGGTTTCATCAAGGAAGCTCATTATCCAAAATGTCTACCCAACGTGGTCTTGGTGAAAAAGGCAAATGGAAAGTGGAGAATATGCGTTGACTTCATCAATTTGAATAAAGCTTGCCCAAAAGATAGTTTCCCCTTACCATGCATCGACGTTATTGTGGATCCAATGGCAGGGCACCGCATGTTGAGCTTCATGGATGCTTACTCAGGGTACAACCAAATACGGATGCACGTGTcaaatgaggagaaaaattcTTTCATAACAGATCGTGGGCTATACTGCTATCGGGTCAtgccatttggattgaagaatGCAGGGGCAACCTACCAGAGACTGGTCAACCGAATGTTTAAAGAGTag
- the LOC108991630 gene encoding uncharacterized protein LOC108991630, with amino-acid sequence MGAIFADPHMVGVGVIFRDSEGTVLLVASMKESEVGDPAEIEMVAMLRGLQLCIPMGIEKLILESDSLLMVNQMNEDTKPWSLFGNIIKETRQFSTRFKSCIVQHVGRLGNTVAHNLARHAWYVQDVTIWSGSCPDFVKEAVWVDNSM; translated from the coding sequence atgggGGCTATCTTCGCAGACCCGCATATGGTAGGGGTGGGGGTGATTTTTAGAGACAGTGAAGGCACTGTGTTACTAGTAGCTAGCATGAAGGAGTCTGAGGTTGGTGATCCTGCTGAAATAGAGATGGTGGCTATGCTACGTGGTCTTCAATTGTGCATTCCAATGGGCATTGAGAAGCTTATCCTAGAAAGTGATTCTCTCCTAATGGTTAATCAGATGAATGAGGACACAAAACCATGGTCTTTATTTGGGAACATCATTAAGGAAACGAGGCAATTTTCTACAAGGTTTAAAAGTTGCATAGTGCAACATGTTGGCCGTTTGGGAAATACAGTAGCTCACAACCTAGCCAGGCATGCGTGGTATGTTCAAGATGTAACCATTTGGTCGGGTTCATGCCCAGATTTTGTAAAAGAAGCTGTATGGGTGGATAACTCTATGTAA
- the LOC108991631 gene encoding uncharacterized protein LOC108991631 isoform X2, translating to MENIISLIVEYSVGPIGKQFGYLVFYKSSIATLEEKFRRALEKKEAVQQSVNGAQWNQEVVASEVKTWLTNVEKKIEEIQKFLGEDVKANRMCLNGWCPDLKLCYSLGKKAKKNTQAIIQLLEEGEKYDRVYNIAPPLKVRSPSTELFKDFESRKSTIQNVLNALKNDNIDMIALCGMGGMGKTKMAKEIKRRVESDNLFHKVAITVVSQNPNFIKIQGELAESLGTRLKAESLQGRADELHSILTENKKVLLILDDVWKPLDNQDIEDIGVYYAFKEKSCKILLTSRNGEPSNGIEIHETFRVDLLSEEEAWNLFVEMTGDCVNSSDLISIAKQVAKECAGSPLAIATVGGALSNKSDKNEWKAALQQLKMSIPQNINGQLKVEREGSSASTTVAHKLFSSNTILWVPNLKRLIVGDCGSLEVVFDLEGLKVKENRKPILAVLSELTLWDLSWMSHVWKNIPPGFQGFQNLTLIDIMGCGSLRNLLSASIAKLLVQLQVVTIRDCNLMENIIQREYEAGEERRAYILSNDAHSLKWPSIKSINLWECPKLKTFGSEVRNERKLRKPRAKEPSSGSFPARESSGLFNRCLESCVSRHRNYSPAQGKSNSINKEITLTKEEEQNVSETENQAKMLSLFQYNMIESLENLEELSIHLCDSLEVIFELEGLNAEESNIFNNLTVLSLIYLPKLLHIWKKDPRDIKGFNYLRLLRVWECGSLKCLFTPSIAKLLVKLEEIEVYSCNEMEEFLGKELGDEENRDVIAFPLVKTLKLGNLRKLECFHTEDNHAFEWPSLDKITIVGCPKLKMLVSTSTKTPKLKGVHMKSRTFQPMVEGDLNATIQHIIKGEGLNQFSSPPFYDIRSYEAGYDKDVFDF from the exons atggaaaatattatttcgtTAATAGTAGAATACTCTGTTGGTCCAATCGGAAAACAATTTGGCTATCTTGTTTTCTACAAGAGTAGTATCGCAACTCTTGAAGAGAAATTTCGGAGGGCACTTGAGAAGAAGGAGGCAGTGCAACAATCTGTTAATGGAGCCCAATGGAATCAAGAAGTAGTTGCAAGTGAAGTTAAGACTTGGCTGACAaatgtggagaaaaaaattgaagaaatccAGAAATTCCTTGGAGAAGATGTGAAAGCCAATAGGATGTGCTTGAATGGTTGGTGTCCGGATCTGAAGCTATGCTATTCCTTGGGTAAGAAAGCTAAGAAGAATACTCAAGCTATCATTCAGTTGCTAGAAGaaggtgaaaaatatgataGGGTGTACAACATTGCACCTCCATTGAAAGTAAGATCACCATCCACAGAACTGTTTAAGGATTTTGAATCACGAAAATCAACTATTCAAAATGTTTTGAATGCTCTAAAGAATGACAATATCGACATGATTGCATTATGCGGCATGGGAGGGATGGGCAAGACAAAAATGGCCAAAGAGATTAAGAGAAGAGTGGAATCTGATAATTTATTCCATAAAGTTGCCATTACGGTGGTGTCTCAAAATCCAAACTTCATAAAAATTCAAGGCGAACTTGCAGAATCGCTAGGTACTAGACTTAAAGCAGAAAGTTTACAAGGAAGAGCAGATGAATTACATTCAATATTGACTGAAAATAAGAAAGTCCTTTTGATATTGGATGATGTTTGGAAACCACTTGATAATCAGGATATTGAGGATATTGGAGTTTACTATGCATTTAAAGAAAAGAGCTGCAAAATCTTGTTGACGTCAAGAAACGGCGAACCTAGCAATGGGATAGAAATTCACGAGACTTTTCGAGTTGACCTTTTATCTGAAGAAGAAGCGTGGAATCTTTTTGTAGAGATGACAGGTGATTGTGTCAATAGCTCCGATCTAATCTCAATTGCAAAACAGGTTGCGAAGGAATGTGCAGGTTCACCCCTTGCCATTGCGACAGTTGGAGGCGCTCTTAGCAACAAAAGTGACAAAAATGAGTGGAAAGCCGCGCTTCAGCAACTGAAAATGTCTATCCCACAAAATATCAATGGTCAGCTAAAG GTTGAAAGAGAAGGTAGCTCTGCATCAACAACCGTTGCTCATAAACTATTTTCATCCAACACCATTTTGTGGGTACCCAATTTGAAACGTCTTATAGTAGGAGACTGTGGATCACTAGAAGTGGTATTTGATCTGGAAGGACTAAAGGTCAAAGAGAACCGCAAGCCCATCCTAGCAGTACTTTCTGAACTAACATTATGGGACTTATCTTGGATGTCACATGTGTGGAAGAATATTCCACCAGGATTTCAAGGCTTTCAGAACTTGACATTAATTGATATCATGGGATGTGGTAGTCTGAGAAATTTGCTCTCTGCTTCTATAGCAAAACTACTGGTGCAACTCCAAGTCGTTACAATACGGGATTGCAACTtgatggaaaatattattcaaagggAGTACGAAGCTGGAGAAGAAAGGAGAGCATATATTTTAAGTAACGACGCCCATTCTCTTAAGTGGCCATCCATAAAGAGCATCAACTTGTGGGAATgtccaaaattaaaaacatttggTTCAGAAGTTAGAAACGAAAGAAAGCTAAGAAAGCCAAGAGCCAAAGAGCCTAGTAGCGGCTCCTTCCCGGCAAGAGAATCTTCAGGACTTTTCAACCGATGCCTAGAGTCTTGTGTATCACGTCACAGGAATTATAGTCCAGCCCAAGGAAAAAGCAACTCAATTAACAAAGAG ATTACATTGACAAAGGAAGAGGAGCAAAATGTgagtgagactgaaaatcaagcaaAGATGTTGTCTCTGTTTCAATACAACATGATTGAAAGTTTGGAGAATCTAGAAGAACTTTCTATACATCTATGTGATTCATTGGAAGTGATATTTGAACTTGAGGGACTAAATGCTGAAGAAAGCAATATCTTCAATAATTTGACAGTATtgtcattaatatatttaccGAAGCTATTGCATATATGGAAGAAAGACCCACGAGATATTAAGGGATTTAATTACTTGAGATTGCTACGAGTATGGGAATGTGGTAGTTTGAAATGTTTGTTCACACCATCCATAGCAAAACTTCTTGTGAAACTAGAGGAAATAGAAGTATATAGTTGCAATGAAATGGAAGAATTCCTTGGAAAAGAATTGGGAGATGAAGAGAATAGAGATGTGATTGCATTCCCCCTAGTGAAGACCCTCAAGCTCGGGAATTTACGAAAGTTGGAGTGTTTTCACACCGAAGATAATCATGCTTTTGAGTGGCCATCTCTGGATAAAATAACAATAGTTGGATGCCCCAAATTAAAAATGCTTGTTTCGACAAGTACAAAAACACCTAAGCTAAAGGGAGTGCATATGAAGTCCAGAACTTTTCAACCAATGGTAGAAGGAGACCTCAATGCCACCATACAACACATTATCAAAGGAGAG ggGTTGAATCAATTTTCTTCTCCACCTTTTTACGATATACGGAGTTACGAAGCAG GGTACGATAAAGATGTTTTTGATTTTTAG
- the LOC108991631 gene encoding probable disease resistance protein At4g27220 isoform X1 produces the protein MENIISLIVEYSVGPIGKQFGYLVFYKSSIATLEEKFRRALEKKEAVQQSVNGAQWNQEVVASEVKTWLTNVEKKIEEIQKFLGEDVKANRMCLNGWCPDLKLCYSLGKKAKKNTQAIIQLLEEGEKYDRVYNIAPPLKVRSPSTELFKDFESRKSTIQNVLNALKNDNIDMIALCGMGGMGKTKMAKEIKRRVESDNLFHKVAITVVSQNPNFIKIQGELAESLGTRLKAESLQGRADELHSILTENKKVLLILDDVWKPLDNQDIEDIGVYYAFKEKSCKILLTSRNGEPSNGIEIHETFRVDLLSEEEAWNLFVEMTGDCVNSSDLISIAKQVAKECAGSPLAIATVGGALSNKSDKNEWKAALQQLKMSIPQNINGQLKVYSNIEFSYNYLESDEAKSCFLLCCLYPEDYDVPIENLVRYGVAKRFLKGLGTVEQTRVLVHTIVKNLRRSNLLLDSNEKECVKMHDVVRDVDISIASRDENGFMVVLHEGLEEWPQKDRYDSYTTISLLLGEMKWHPTELKCPKLQLLQLLCLNLSKTFPDNLLDGMKELKMLCLQNSYFTLPTLPPSIQILQNLQMLNLQHCSLGDVSVIGTLGNLEILGFPDCDIEELPSEIGNLSRLKLLDMKECVFLKQIAAGVLSNLSRLEELYVGGFNKWGCRTTMEANGEVKANNASLVELIPYSSQLVVLEISVPSICYLPKELHFSNSNFRFRINISINDIPGSDGSLDERYLFENSLKLEVEDASDLGEHQTIRSLLKNAVVLNSDIEKNWKHIWFEKEEKEILPCNLKCLTINRCEDLEYLLEATSDSTPPNSFHLLESLSLHYLPRLIGICKSTDSVEVEREGSSASTTVAHKLFSSNTILWVPNLKRLIVGDCGSLEVVFDLEGLKVKENRKPILAVLSELTLWDLSWMSHVWKNIPPGFQGFQNLTLIDIMGCGSLRNLLSASIAKLLVQLQVVTIRDCNLMENIIQREYEAGEERRAYILSNDAHSLKWPSIKSINLWECPKLKTFGSEVRNERKLRKPRAKEPSSGSFPARESSGLFNRCLESCVSRHRNYSPAQGKSNSINKEITLTKEEEQNVSETENQAKMLSLFQYNMIESLENLEELSIHLCDSLEVIFELEGLNAEESNIFNNLTVLSLIYLPKLLHIWKKDPRDIKGFNYLRLLRVWECGSLKCLFTPSIAKLLVKLEEIEVYSCNEMEEFLGKELGDEENRDVIAFPLVKTLKLGNLRKLECFHTEDNHAFEWPSLDKITIVGCPKLKMLVSTSTKTPKLKGVHMKSRTFQPMVEGDLNATIQHIIKGEGLNQFSSPPFYDIRSYEAGYDKDVFDF, from the exons atggaaaatattatttcgtTAATAGTAGAATACTCTGTTGGTCCAATCGGAAAACAATTTGGCTATCTTGTTTTCTACAAGAGTAGTATCGCAACTCTTGAAGAGAAATTTCGGAGGGCACTTGAGAAGAAGGAGGCAGTGCAACAATCTGTTAATGGAGCCCAATGGAATCAAGAAGTAGTTGCAAGTGAAGTTAAGACTTGGCTGACAaatgtggagaaaaaaattgaagaaatccAGAAATTCCTTGGAGAAGATGTGAAAGCCAATAGGATGTGCTTGAATGGTTGGTGTCCGGATCTGAAGCTATGCTATTCCTTGGGTAAGAAAGCTAAGAAGAATACTCAAGCTATCATTCAGTTGCTAGAAGaaggtgaaaaatatgataGGGTGTACAACATTGCACCTCCATTGAAAGTAAGATCACCATCCACAGAACTGTTTAAGGATTTTGAATCACGAAAATCAACTATTCAAAATGTTTTGAATGCTCTAAAGAATGACAATATCGACATGATTGCATTATGCGGCATGGGAGGGATGGGCAAGACAAAAATGGCCAAAGAGATTAAGAGAAGAGTGGAATCTGATAATTTATTCCATAAAGTTGCCATTACGGTGGTGTCTCAAAATCCAAACTTCATAAAAATTCAAGGCGAACTTGCAGAATCGCTAGGTACTAGACTTAAAGCAGAAAGTTTACAAGGAAGAGCAGATGAATTACATTCAATATTGACTGAAAATAAGAAAGTCCTTTTGATATTGGATGATGTTTGGAAACCACTTGATAATCAGGATATTGAGGATATTGGAGTTTACTATGCATTTAAAGAAAAGAGCTGCAAAATCTTGTTGACGTCAAGAAACGGCGAACCTAGCAATGGGATAGAAATTCACGAGACTTTTCGAGTTGACCTTTTATCTGAAGAAGAAGCGTGGAATCTTTTTGTAGAGATGACAGGTGATTGTGTCAATAGCTCCGATCTAATCTCAATTGCAAAACAGGTTGCGAAGGAATGTGCAGGTTCACCCCTTGCCATTGCGACAGTTGGAGGCGCTCTTAGCAACAAAAGTGACAAAAATGAGTGGAAAGCCGCGCTTCAGCAACTGAAAATGTCTATCCCACAAAATATCAATGGTCAGCTAAAGGTATATTCCAACATAGAGTTCAGTTACAATTACTTAGAAAGTGACGAAGCCAAATCATGTTTTTTGCTATGTTGTTTGTATCCCGAAGATTATGATGTTCCGATTGAAAATTTAGTCAGGTATGGAGTTGCAAAAAGGTTTCTCAAAGGCTTGGGTACTGTGGAACAAACAAGAGTACTTGTCCACACAATAGTTAAGAATCTTAGAAGATCAAATCTCTTGTTGGATAGCAACGAGAAGGAATGTGTCAAAATGCATGATGTTGTACGAGATGTTGACATATCAATTGCATCCAGAGACGAAAATGGTTTTATGGTAGTGTTGCACGAAGGACTTGAAGAATGGCCACAGAAGGATAGATACGACAGTTACACCACAATTTCTCTTTTACTTGGAGAAATGAAATGGCATCCTACTGAGTTGAAGTGTCCCAAACTTCAGCTTTTGCAACTATTATGTTTGAACCTTTCAAAAACGTTCCCAGACAATTTATTGGACGGGATGAAGGAGCTGAAGATGTTGTGTTTGCAAAATAGTTACTTCACCTTGCCGACGTTGCCACCATCAATCCAAATCCTCCAAAACCTTCAGATGTTGAATCTGCAGCATTGTAGCTTAGGAGATGTGTCGGTAATTGGAACCCTTGGAAACCTAGAAATTCTTGGCTTTCCTGACTGCGATATCGAGGAGTTACCGTCGGAAATAGGAAATCTTAGTCGATTAAAGTTACTTGATATGAAGGAATGTGTTTTTCTAAAGCAAATTGCAGCTGGTGTATTATCTAATTTATCTCGACTAGAAGAATTGTACGTGGGAGGATTCAACAAATGGGGATGTAGGACTACGATGGAAGCAAATGGAGAAGTAAAAGCTAATAATGCAAGCCTTGTTGAACTAATTCCTTATTCCAGTCAACTGGTGGTTTTAGAAATCAGTGTACCAAGTATCTGCTACTTGCCAAAAGAATTGCACTTCAGTAACTCCAATTTCAGATTTAGgataaatattagtataaatGATATACCAGGCTCAGATGGGAGCCTAGATGAGAggtatttatttgaaaatagttTGAAACTTGAAGTGGAGGATGCAAGTGATCTTGGGGAACACCAAACAATTCGTTCATTGTTGAAGAATGCTGTAGTTTTGAATTCggatattgaaaaaaattggaaacatatttggtttgagaaagaggaaaaagaaattttaccaTGCAACTTGAAGTGTCTAACAATTAATAGATGTGAAGATTTAGAATATCTACTTGAAGCCACATCGGATAGTACTCCACCTAATAGCTTCCATCTCCTGGAGTCACTATCATTACATTACTTACCAAGGCTCATTGGCATATGTAAATCCACGGATTCAGTTGAG GTTGAAAGAGAAGGTAGCTCTGCATCAACAACCGTTGCTCATAAACTATTTTCATCCAACACCATTTTGTGGGTACCCAATTTGAAACGTCTTATAGTAGGAGACTGTGGATCACTAGAAGTGGTATTTGATCTGGAAGGACTAAAGGTCAAAGAGAACCGCAAGCCCATCCTAGCAGTACTTTCTGAACTAACATTATGGGACTTATCTTGGATGTCACATGTGTGGAAGAATATTCCACCAGGATTTCAAGGCTTTCAGAACTTGACATTAATTGATATCATGGGATGTGGTAGTCTGAGAAATTTGCTCTCTGCTTCTATAGCAAAACTACTGGTGCAACTCCAAGTCGTTACAATACGGGATTGCAACTtgatggaaaatattattcaaagggAGTACGAAGCTGGAGAAGAAAGGAGAGCATATATTTTAAGTAACGACGCCCATTCTCTTAAGTGGCCATCCATAAAGAGCATCAACTTGTGGGAATgtccaaaattaaaaacatttggTTCAGAAGTTAGAAACGAAAGAAAGCTAAGAAAGCCAAGAGCCAAAGAGCCTAGTAGCGGCTCCTTCCCGGCAAGAGAATCTTCAGGACTTTTCAACCGATGCCTAGAGTCTTGTGTATCACGTCACAGGAATTATAGTCCAGCCCAAGGAAAAAGCAACTCAATTAACAAAGAG ATTACATTGACAAAGGAAGAGGAGCAAAATGTgagtgagactgaaaatcaagcaaAGATGTTGTCTCTGTTTCAATACAACATGATTGAAAGTTTGGAGAATCTAGAAGAACTTTCTATACATCTATGTGATTCATTGGAAGTGATATTTGAACTTGAGGGACTAAATGCTGAAGAAAGCAATATCTTCAATAATTTGACAGTATtgtcattaatatatttaccGAAGCTATTGCATATATGGAAGAAAGACCCACGAGATATTAAGGGATTTAATTACTTGAGATTGCTACGAGTATGGGAATGTGGTAGTTTGAAATGTTTGTTCACACCATCCATAGCAAAACTTCTTGTGAAACTAGAGGAAATAGAAGTATATAGTTGCAATGAAATGGAAGAATTCCTTGGAAAAGAATTGGGAGATGAAGAGAATAGAGATGTGATTGCATTCCCCCTAGTGAAGACCCTCAAGCTCGGGAATTTACGAAAGTTGGAGTGTTTTCACACCGAAGATAATCATGCTTTTGAGTGGCCATCTCTGGATAAAATAACAATAGTTGGATGCCCCAAATTAAAAATGCTTGTTTCGACAAGTACAAAAACACCTAAGCTAAAGGGAGTGCATATGAAGTCCAGAACTTTTCAACCAATGGTAGAAGGAGACCTCAATGCCACCATACAACACATTATCAAAGGAGAG ggGTTGAATCAATTTTCTTCTCCACCTTTTTACGATATACGGAGTTACGAAGCAG GGTACGATAAAGATGTTTTTGATTTTTAG